The proteins below are encoded in one region of Pontibacter deserti:
- a CDS encoding FkbM family methyltransferase, translating to MSIINTLKFILSHQLTRKNRINALIRFIKWQIGSRLNPYPVVYPFVEDTYLVVERGMTGATGNLYTGLHEFSDMGFLLHFLREDDLFVDVGANIGSYSILASGVCKAKTIAIEPSTVTYNRLMRNVRVNGLESLITTLNIGLGGENTSMFFTKSLDTINHIVTDAESIGEKEKIDIITLDSIIINVNQPLLLKIDVEGFEAQVLKGATHTLSNPNLKAIIIELNGSGLRYSYNEDDIRMQLKEAGFRSFSYNPFSRNLTRKSTNLNHNELYIRDNEFIMDRIINSKKINILNNSF from the coding sequence ATGTCAATAATAAACACTCTCAAATTTATCTTAAGCCATCAGCTTACAAGAAAGAATAGAATTAATGCTCTTATTAGGTTTATTAAGTGGCAAATTGGAAGTCGTTTAAATCCTTATCCTGTTGTTTATCCATTTGTGGAAGATACATATTTAGTTGTTGAAAGAGGAATGACTGGAGCAACAGGAAACTTATATACCGGTCTACATGAATTCTCTGATATGGGGTTCCTATTACATTTCCTTAGGGAAGATGATTTATTTGTAGATGTTGGAGCAAACATAGGTAGTTATTCTATTCTCGCTTCCGGAGTATGTAAAGCTAAGACCATAGCAATTGAGCCTAGCACTGTTACATATAATAGGTTAATGAGAAATGTTAGAGTCAATGGACTGGAGAGTTTAATAACAACTCTAAATATTGGTCTAGGAGGAGAAAATACTTCTATGTTTTTCACCAAATCTCTAGATACAATAAATCATATAGTAACAGATGCAGAGAGTATAGGAGAAAAGGAAAAAATTGATATTATAACATTAGACTCAATTATTATTAATGTTAACCAACCATTGCTCTTAAAAATAGATGTTGAAGGTTTTGAAGCACAGGTTCTCAAAGGCGCCACTCACACCCTAAGTAATCCTAACCTTAAAGCAATCATTATTGAGCTCAATGGCTCCGGTTTAAGGTATAGTTATAATGAAGATGATATTCGGATGCAATTGAAGGAAGCAGGTTTTAGATCGTTCAGTTATAATCCATTTAGCAGAAACTTAACTCGAAAATCAACAAACTTGAATCATAATGAATTATATATAAGAGATAACGAGTTCATTATGGACAGAATAATAAATAGTAAGAAAATTAATATATTAAATAATTCATTTTAG
- a CDS encoding glycosyltransferase family 2 protein, whose translation MKVSIITIVFNNCETIADAIESVLEQTYPDIEYIVVDGMSNDGTVEIIRRYGNKITKFVSEKDSGLYDAINKGICLATGDVIGFLHSDDIFYSPESIAQIVEAFKANNTDSIYGDLLYVKKSDTNRIVRNWISGKYNRENFLLGWMPPHPTFYVKRELYQKLGLYNTKFRSAADYELMLRYLFKHKITTTYLPEKLVKMRVGGKSNVTLNNRIRANQEDYQAWVINNLQPYFFTRYLKPLRKLLQFI comes from the coding sequence TTGAAGGTCTCCATCATCACCATCGTTTTTAATAACTGTGAAACTATAGCAGATGCTATAGAATCTGTTTTGGAGCAGACTTATCCAGATATTGAATATATTGTTGTAGATGGTATGTCTAATGATGGCACTGTGGAGATCATAAGAAGGTATGGTAACAAGATAACTAAATTTGTATCTGAGAAGGACAGCGGCTTATATGATGCAATTAATAAAGGAATATGTCTGGCTACCGGTGATGTAATTGGGTTCTTACATTCTGATGATATATTTTACTCACCGGAAAGTATAGCCCAGATCGTTGAAGCTTTTAAAGCAAATAACACGGACAGTATTTATGGTGATCTCTTATATGTCAAGAAATCAGATACAAATAGGATTGTACGAAACTGGATCTCTGGTAAATATAATCGGGAGAATTTCTTGCTTGGGTGGATGCCACCGCATCCTACATTTTATGTAAAACGTGAACTGTACCAGAAATTGGGATTATATAATACAAAGTTTAGAAGCGCTGCAGATTATGAGTTAATGTTGCGGTACCTATTCAAGCACAAAATAACTACAACTTATCTACCTGAGAAGCTTGTTAAAATGCGTGTAGGAGGGAAGAGCAATGTCACACTGAATAATAGGATCAGGGCGAATCAAGAAGACTATCAGGCTTGGGTCATTAATAATCTGCAACCATATTTTTTTACAAGATACTTAAAGCCACTAAGGAAACTGTTACAGTTTATATAG
- a CDS encoding WcaF family extracellular polysaccharide biosynthesis acetyltransferase, whose amino-acid sequence MITTTKHTTDLSKYNNDWYKPGAGSIKRLLWYFVNVLFFLNPLNPVSSLKVWLLRLFGAKVGKGVVIKSSVNIKYPWLLTIADHVWIGEEVWIDNLVQVKLLSHVTISQGAMLLTGSHNYKITTFDLVVGEIVLEEGAWIGAKALVCPSVTCKSHSVLAAGSVATADLEPYIVYQGNPATPKRERQIEE is encoded by the coding sequence GTGATTACTACTACGAAACATACTACAGATTTATCTAAGTATAATAACGACTGGTATAAGCCAGGTGCAGGTTCTATAAAGCGCTTGCTCTGGTATTTCGTGAACGTATTATTCTTTTTAAATCCGCTTAACCCGGTCAGCTCTTTAAAAGTATGGTTGCTGCGTTTATTTGGTGCAAAAGTCGGTAAGGGAGTAGTAATCAAGTCTTCTGTAAACATTAAGTATCCTTGGCTCTTAACTATAGCGGACCATGTTTGGATAGGGGAGGAAGTATGGATCGATAACTTAGTGCAGGTTAAGCTTTTGAGTCATGTTACTATTTCGCAGGGAGCTATGTTGCTTACTGGCAGTCACAACTATAAAATAACAACATTTGACCTTGTAGTTGGTGAGATTGTATTAGAAGAAGGAGCCTGGATAGGTGCAAAAGCTTTAGTTTGCCCTAGTGTTACGTGTAAGTCTCATAGTGTTCTGGCTGCTGGCTCTGTTGCAACTGCTGATCTAGAACCGTACATAGTTTACCAAGGCAATCCGGCAACGCCTAAGCGTGAACGCCAAATAGAAGAATAA
- a CDS encoding glycosyltransferase family 4 protein, with product MSPFKPRILIFIDWFLPGYKAGGPVQSCVNMMEHLKGEFDFYVITRNIDYCEVQPYESIISDSWTKTNTYLQVYYASNRRLTYTALAKAALDAKPDIIFINGIYSLYYSIFPLLISRKFNDVKVIVSARGMLAPSAIDVKGGKKKLFLQMAKALGFYRHVCFHATNNTEELHIRNLFGQNQQVKIAPNLPKIYTLSFSGLSKQTGMLRLASVARISPEKNTKYALQVLHEYTFDGNIVFDIFGPVYDEAYWTECVELINSLPGNIQVNYRGSIEHTKVTETLQQYHALFLPTRGENFGHIIFESLTAGRPVVISDQTPWRSLEEHNIGFDIPLNNPAAFAESLQIMLNQTQEEYDMLTNAAYLYAQQVSQDKQAVELNRLLFR from the coding sequence ATGTCACCTTTTAAACCCCGCATCCTCATCTTCATTGACTGGTTCCTGCCAGGTTATAAAGCCGGCGGGCCGGTGCAATCCTGTGTGAATATGATGGAGCATCTAAAAGGGGAGTTTGACTTTTATGTAATTACACGCAATATAGACTATTGTGAGGTACAACCGTACGAAAGCATAATATCAGATAGCTGGACTAAAACAAACACTTACCTACAGGTTTATTATGCCTCTAACAGAAGACTTACTTACACTGCTTTGGCAAAGGCAGCCCTTGATGCTAAACCGGACATAATTTTTATTAACGGCATCTACTCTTTATACTATTCAATTTTTCCGTTGCTTATTTCCAGGAAATTTAATGATGTTAAAGTAATTGTTTCAGCCAGGGGCATGCTGGCACCAAGTGCCATTGATGTAAAGGGGGGTAAGAAAAAACTTTTCCTGCAGATGGCTAAAGCACTTGGCTTTTACAGGCATGTCTGCTTTCATGCTACTAACAATACAGAGGAACTGCACATCAGGAACTTGTTTGGACAAAATCAACAAGTGAAGATTGCGCCAAATCTTCCGAAGATTTATACCCTTTCTTTTAGTGGTTTATCTAAGCAAACCGGTATGTTACGTTTGGCAAGTGTGGCCCGTATATCTCCTGAAAAAAACACGAAGTATGCATTACAGGTTCTGCATGAATATACTTTCGATGGCAATATAGTTTTTGACATTTTTGGCCCTGTATACGATGAAGCTTATTGGACTGAGTGTGTTGAACTAATAAATTCATTGCCAGGGAATATTCAAGTAAACTATAGAGGAAGTATAGAGCATACAAAAGTAACAGAAACGCTGCAACAGTATCATGCGCTTTTTTTACCAACACGCGGCGAGAATTTTGGACATATTATTTTTGAAAGCTTGACTGCGGGAAGACCTGTCGTAATAAGTGACCAGACACCTTGGCGCTCACTTGAAGAACATAACATTGGATTTGATATTCCGCTAAACAATCCTGCAGCCTTTGCAGAGAGCTTACAAATTATGCTTAACCAGACACAGGAGGAGTATGATATGTTAACAAATGCAGCGTATCTTTATGCACAACAGGTAAGCCAGGATAAGCAGGCCGTTGAGCTGAACAGGTTACTATTCAGATAA
- a CDS encoding glycosyltransferase family 4 protein, translating into MEVQKEFPGDVHYTNYVLSRHSSGVWNRIKLIWEAFKNKGTINHITGDINFIAALLPKNKTILTIHDIESLERKNKIANYLLNFLWLKLPIAKVKYVTVVSETTKQKLISKLEVDPSKVIVIPNIISPLYKCTFKEFDNNKPTILQVGTKYNKNLERCIAALKGLSCRLVIVGSLNVEQLQLLQENKIDFINYNEVSGEELRNLYAEADIVSFVSLFEGFGLPILEAQATGKPVLTSNCSAMPEVAGSGALFVDPYSIEDIRNGFTELINSEGLRNDLVRKGLDNCSRFSNKAIAQCYIDLYKQI; encoded by the coding sequence ATGGAAGTCCAGAAAGAGTTTCCTGGTGATGTGCATTATACAAATTATGTTCTGAGCAGACACAGTAGTGGAGTATGGAACAGGATAAAATTAATATGGGAAGCATTTAAAAACAAAGGAACTATAAATCATATAACAGGAGACATAAACTTTATTGCTGCTTTACTCCCAAAAAACAAAACCATACTTACCATCCATGATATCGAGTCGCTGGAAAGGAAAAATAAAATAGCGAACTATCTACTTAACTTTTTATGGTTAAAACTGCCAATTGCTAAAGTAAAATATGTTACTGTTGTGTCTGAGACTACAAAACAAAAGCTAATTAGTAAGTTGGAGGTAGACCCATCAAAAGTAATTGTTATTCCCAATATTATTTCCCCTCTTTATAAGTGTACCTTTAAGGAGTTTGATAACAATAAGCCAACTATACTCCAAGTAGGCACGAAGTATAATAAAAATTTAGAGCGGTGTATCGCTGCTTTAAAAGGACTCTCCTGCAGACTGGTTATAGTTGGATCATTAAATGTAGAGCAACTTCAGTTACTTCAGGAAAACAAGATAGACTTTATAAACTATAATGAAGTTTCAGGTGAAGAGCTACGTAACTTATATGCAGAAGCAGATATAGTTTCTTTTGTATCTTTATTTGAGGGTTTTGGTTTGCCTATATTAGAAGCCCAAGCAACAGGAAAACCTGTACTTACCAGCAATTGCAGTGCTATGCCTGAAGTGGCCGGCAGTGGTGCTTTATTTGTAGATCCTTATAGTATAGAAGATATTAGAAACGGCTTTACTGAATTAATAAATAGTGAAGGCTTGCGTAACGATTTAGTTAGAAAAGGACTAGATAACTGCAGCCGCTTTAGCAACAAGGCCATTGCACAGTGTTACATTGACTTGTACAAGCAGATTTAA
- a CDS encoding glycosyltransferase family 4 protein: protein MNKLAIITSHPIQYNAPLFRLLAQDNSFAVRVFYTLGRESSDFTDPGFKKTISWDIPLLEGYDYMFVKNTAVNPSTTKFNGIVNPTITNEIESFGATHILVYGWSFNSHLKIIWHFYNKAKIIFRGDSTLLDEKPGFKTLMRRAFLTLVYKHIDVALYVGENNKQYFQKHGVPNRKLLYAPHAIDNDRFSSSEHDIKAAELRRELKIDANRKVFLFTGKFECKKNPKLLINAFKKLNHPETFLLMIGNGALEDELKQLAQESSNIKFLPFQNQSMMPIVYRLGDVLVLPSQGPGETWGLCLNEAMASGLAVVASNKVGGAKDLIDECNNGYIFETDNLNQLIVILDEISNKANEQIKHMGKASQIKVGCWNYHEICSALINYIGK from the coding sequence ATGAATAAACTGGCTATTATAACATCTCATCCAATCCAATACAATGCACCGCTCTTTAGGTTATTAGCACAGGATAACAGCTTTGCAGTTAGGGTATTTTATACCTTAGGGAGAGAATCTTCTGATTTTACTGATCCTGGTTTTAAAAAAACTATATCATGGGATATACCTCTGCTAGAAGGCTACGATTATATGTTTGTAAAGAACACGGCTGTAAATCCATCTACTACAAAATTTAATGGAATTGTAAACCCAACAATAACTAATGAAATTGAATCTTTTGGTGCTACCCACATATTAGTGTATGGATGGAGCTTTAACAGTCATTTAAAGATTATTTGGCATTTCTATAATAAAGCAAAGATTATTTTTAGAGGGGATTCAACATTATTGGATGAAAAACCTGGCTTCAAGACATTAATGCGAAGAGCTTTTCTTACGTTGGTATATAAGCATATAGATGTAGCCTTATACGTTGGAGAGAATAATAAACAGTATTTTCAAAAGCATGGAGTTCCAAACAGAAAACTTTTATATGCTCCACATGCAATTGATAATGATAGATTTAGTTCTTCTGAGCATGATATAAAAGCAGCAGAGCTAAGACGGGAATTAAAAATTGATGCTAATAGAAAAGTTTTTTTATTTACAGGCAAATTCGAGTGTAAAAAGAACCCAAAATTATTAATCAATGCATTTAAAAAACTAAATCATCCTGAAACTTTTCTACTAATGATTGGTAATGGAGCTTTGGAAGATGAACTTAAACAGTTGGCTCAGGAGTCATCGAATATCAAGTTTCTTCCGTTTCAGAATCAATCTATGATGCCAATTGTTTACAGGCTTGGAGATGTATTGGTGTTACCATCTCAAGGTCCAGGAGAAACTTGGGGCCTGTGTTTGAATGAAGCTATGGCAAGTGGACTTGCTGTTGTTGCCAGCAATAAAGTTGGTGGAGCTAAAGACCTTATTGATGAATGTAATAACGGTTATATATTTGAAACGGATAATCTCAACCAACTTATTGTTATCCTAGATGAGATTTCTAATAAGGCTAATGAGCAGATAAAACATATGGGGAAGGCATCTCAAATAAAAGTTGGTTGCTGGAATTATCACGAGATATGTTCCGCGCTTATAAATTATATAGGTAAATAA
- a CDS encoding glycosyltransferase family protein: MKKVIIVSPHFPPSNLAAVHRTRLFAKHLPSFGWKPIILTVHHDHYEEKLDWNLQKLVTSDLQVETADALPTGPVRIIGDIGLRGGYQLYRKLLQLIDIEKPDFIYIPIPSFYASLLGRAVHSKTGIPYGIDYIDPWVHVFAGSDRIFSRHWFSTQLSGILEPIAVKKASLITGVAEGYYKPVLERNPHLYEQAVQVAMPYGGEADDHAALKALSLKPYLFSKRPNKLQLVYAGAMLPKAYKPLEVIFEWFQANKSASDIELHFIGTGSRANDEASFTIKALAEKFGLWQTVVFEYPKRIPYLDVLTHLDSADGVFVLGSTEPHYTPSKVYQGILSQKPILAILHGASTAGKVIEESKAGIVLKFKGETDIVTIHNTFGEKLNTYRSFHASFNPAQVDQTAFEQYSAYNVTSILAKHLNLALAKRGGYE; the protein is encoded by the coding sequence ATGAAGAAAGTAATTATTGTTTCTCCGCATTTCCCTCCGTCTAATTTAGCTGCGGTACATCGTACCCGTTTGTTTGCAAAGCACCTGCCTTCATTTGGTTGGAAGCCTATAATACTTACTGTACACCATGACCACTATGAAGAAAAATTAGACTGGAACCTGCAGAAACTAGTAACTTCTGACTTGCAGGTTGAAACGGCTGACGCTCTCCCAACAGGTCCGGTGCGCATAATAGGGGATATAGGCTTGCGTGGCGGATATCAATTATACAGAAAGCTTCTACAGCTTATTGATATTGAAAAACCTGATTTTATTTATATTCCAATACCATCGTTTTACGCCTCTTTGTTGGGTAGAGCAGTGCATTCTAAAACAGGCATTCCTTATGGAATAGATTACATCGATCCTTGGGTACATGTTTTTGCGGGGAGCGATCGCATATTTTCTCGCCATTGGTTTAGTACACAGCTTTCAGGTATATTAGAGCCAATAGCAGTTAAAAAAGCGTCTCTGATAACTGGTGTTGCAGAAGGCTATTACAAACCAGTTCTGGAACGGAATCCTCATTTGTATGAACAAGCCGTGCAGGTAGCTATGCCTTATGGCGGAGAAGCGGATGACCATGCTGCACTTAAGGCTCTTAGTCTTAAACCATATCTTTTTTCCAAAAGACCAAATAAGCTGCAGCTGGTTTACGCCGGGGCAATGTTACCTAAAGCCTATAAACCACTGGAGGTAATCTTTGAATGGTTTCAAGCTAATAAATCAGCTTCTGATATAGAGTTACATTTTATTGGAACAGGTAGCCGTGCTAATGACGAAGCTAGTTTTACTATAAAAGCACTGGCAGAGAAATTTGGACTTTGGCAAACTGTAGTCTTTGAGTACCCGAAACGAATTCCTTACCTTGATGTGCTAACGCATTTGGATTCAGCTGATGGAGTATTTGTATTAGGGAGTACTGAGCCTCACTATACACCCTCAAAAGTTTACCAAGGTATTTTATCGCAGAAACCTATACTAGCAATACTACATGGCGCTAGTACGGCTGGGAAGGTTATAGAAGAATCAAAGGCAGGTATAGTTTTAAAGTTTAAAGGCGAAACGGATATTGTTACGATTCATAATACATTTGGGGAAAAGCTTAATACCTATCGTAGCTTTCACGCTTCTTTTAACCCTGCACAAGTAGATCAGACTGCATTCGAGCAGTATTCGGCATATAATGTTACAAGTATATTAGCTAAGCATTTAAATCTGGCGCTTGCAAAGAGAGGGGGTTATGAATAA
- a CDS encoding glycosyltransferase produces the protein MHLLLLTTTNLSANPRLVKDIRLALSNGYKVTVVLFDLRQWTTELEKLYQQEFNEVKLIYLPLTRRSLFSWLQTTVLHQLAKLLNRVFPFSLELCAWASDKRSILLTKKLKELSKFRYDFVVSHNLGTLFPAFILSKKYNLPFIFDVEDYHPGEFIHVDAANEKRRRELLMQKILCKASFVTAASPLIAREVEKLCQIPVFTINNSFYSNEFDLPLIENNLDEKLKLVWFSQNINHGRGLELLLPALDPFCDAVTLTLIGNINSHFSNQWIQHRKYLKVIAPLKQDILHKELSKYDVGLALELISADYNRNIALTNKIFAYKQAGLFVLVTDTKAQVEFMNHFMDEGYICEQTIDSIKSGISYILENLESIRAEKGNRFFKAKEIAFESEAQKLLALWNKATFKQA, from the coding sequence ATGCACCTTCTCTTACTTACAACAACAAATCTTTCTGCTAATCCAAGATTAGTGAAAGATATAAGATTGGCTTTATCAAATGGTTATAAAGTAACTGTAGTATTGTTTGATTTAAGGCAGTGGACTACTGAGTTAGAAAAATTGTATCAGCAAGAGTTTAATGAGGTTAAGCTTATTTACCTTCCTTTAACACGTAGGTCATTATTTAGCTGGTTACAGACAACAGTGTTACATCAGCTTGCTAAATTGCTAAACAGAGTTTTTCCATTCTCTTTAGAATTGTGTGCTTGGGCTTCAGATAAAAGAAGTATCCTATTAACAAAGAAACTAAAAGAATTGTCTAAATTCAGGTATGATTTTGTAGTAAGCCATAATTTAGGTACACTTTTTCCTGCTTTTATTTTATCAAAAAAATATAATTTACCCTTCATTTTTGACGTGGAAGACTACCACCCTGGCGAATTTATACATGTAGATGCTGCAAATGAGAAAAGGCGCCGTGAGTTACTGATGCAAAAAATTCTATGTAAGGCTTCCTTTGTTACCGCTGCCTCACCGCTTATTGCCCGGGAAGTAGAGAAGCTATGCCAAATACCTGTTTTTACAATCAATAATTCATTTTATAGCAATGAATTTGATCTGCCGCTAATTGAAAATAACCTAGATGAGAAGTTAAAATTAGTTTGGTTTTCTCAAAACATTAACCATGGGCGCGGACTTGAACTTTTACTGCCTGCACTAGATCCGTTTTGTGATGCTGTTACACTAACACTCATCGGTAACATAAATTCTCACTTTTCTAATCAATGGATACAGCATAGAAAGTATCTTAAAGTGATTGCTCCTTTAAAACAGGATATATTGCATAAAGAACTTTCGAAGTATGATGTAGGTTTAGCCTTGGAATTAATAAGTGCTGATTATAACCGGAACATTGCATTAACCAATAAGATTTTTGCATACAAGCAGGCAGGTCTTTTTGTGCTTGTCACTGATACAAAGGCCCAGGTAGAGTTTATGAATCATTTTATGGATGAAGGCTATATTTGTGAACAGACCATTGATTCGATCAAATCAGGTATTTCTTATATTCTTGAAAATCTAGAATCCATTAGGGCTGAGAAGGGTAATAGATTTTTTAAAGCCAAAGAGATTGCTTTTGAATCGGAAGCTCAAAAGTTACTAGCTTTGTGGAATAAGGCTACTTTTAAGCAAGCATGA
- a CDS encoding glycosyltransferase, whose amino-acid sequence MKVVLVLNHYLPFQVAGTEVYTSLLASFLKSTGHQVDVIIPNYNSAVNNTYSYNGINVHQYAEPSVSNRALIMGKKQPNGLVFFEKLLKELKPDIVHFQELAGSNGITLHHVELAKAHGFKTLMTFHLAGYSCMTGNLMLNGKTPCKGIIEPLVCASCVYTSKNLPLIQKKALTFVSGIFYNLGLDASELNNAIGTAIGYPFIIKRKHQNLMRLTNACDKVVTITDWYKHILLRNGVNPDKISLVTQSLPSFSTNFKKVKNEIPPKIKLVFVGRISHFKGLHLLIEALKKLNSSSVSLDIYGQSSGDEYESYWREESKSCNNIKWCGSIKPGTTVEVLSKYHVLCLPSTFSEMSPLVIKEAFAAGIPVLASNVYGNAEQIQHNVNGLLFDFNKVGSLIQQLMRLLNESQLLSQLKDNIIEPDTFERVGNKYLEIYSELINQ is encoded by the coding sequence GTGAAAGTTGTTTTAGTACTTAACCATTATTTACCTTTCCAAGTAGCAGGTACTGAAGTATACACTTCTTTGCTTGCCTCTTTTCTTAAAAGTACCGGGCATCAGGTTGATGTCATTATTCCTAATTACAACTCAGCAGTTAATAATACCTATTCTTATAATGGTATCAATGTGCATCAATATGCTGAGCCCTCTGTAAGTAACAGGGCTCTCATAATGGGTAAAAAGCAGCCTAATGGTTTAGTATTTTTTGAAAAGTTACTTAAAGAATTAAAGCCAGATATTGTTCATTTTCAGGAATTAGCGGGTAGTAATGGTATAACATTACATCATGTAGAGTTAGCAAAAGCACATGGTTTCAAAACTTTAATGACATTTCATTTGGCAGGGTATAGCTGCATGACAGGTAACCTGATGCTTAATGGTAAAACTCCCTGTAAAGGAATAATAGAACCTTTAGTTTGTGCTTCTTGTGTGTATACTTCTAAAAACTTACCATTAATACAAAAAAAAGCTTTGACTTTTGTATCTGGAATCTTTTATAATTTGGGACTTGACGCTTCAGAATTAAATAATGCTATAGGTACAGCTATTGGTTATCCGTTTATTATTAAAAGAAAACATCAGAACTTAATGAGATTAACGAATGCCTGTGATAAAGTTGTAACTATTACTGATTGGTATAAACATATATTACTTCGAAATGGGGTTAATCCGGATAAAATTTCTTTAGTAACCCAAAGTCTACCTTCTTTTTCAACAAATTTTAAAAAGGTAAAAAATGAAATACCTCCTAAAATCAAATTAGTTTTTGTTGGTAGAATAAGCCATTTTAAAGGTTTGCACCTTCTAATTGAAGCACTAAAAAAGCTTAACTCCAGCTCCGTTTCACTAGATATCTATGGTCAAAGTTCAGGTGATGAATATGAAAGCTACTGGAGAGAAGAAAGTAAAAGCTGTAATAATATTAAGTGGTGTGGTAGTATTAAACCAGGTACAACTGTAGAAGTTTTGAGTAAATATCATGTATTATGCCTGCCTTCTACCTTTTCTGAAATGTCACCTCTAGTTATTAAAGAAGCTTTTGCGGCAGGCATTCCCGTTCTTGCTTCAAATGTTTATGGGAATGCTGAACAAATACAGCATAATGTAAACGGTTTGTTATTTGATTTTAACAAGGTGGGTTCGTTAATACAACAGTTGATGAGACTATTAAACGAGTCTCAGTTGTTGTCTCAATTAAAAGATAACATTATTGAACCAGATACCTTCGAAAGAGTGGGTAATAAGTATTTAGAAATATACTCTGAGTTGATAAACCAATAA
- a CDS encoding glycosyltransferase: MLPLVSIGIPNYNGSNYIVQTLESVKAQTYKNIEVFVVDDASTDDSVKVVNEWIRNNTELNVTFLIHDNNKGPCEACNTFFNLCNGEFFQYVGSDDILNPDKISKQVDILTNLGREYALVYSDTNLIDADGVLLNTSYLESLKYNKWLMPQGSILEELLLFNFIQSCSPLVRTEAAKTVGGFNTYFWVEDYDLWLRLSNKYKVAYIPKTTASYRKHLNSLTSRKSTWAKTIDEALHMRLQYFDKVSPEFQQKLIKVLRHDAAALYALDYTTAGYWLKRSFRISPTIKGAALLGLFKLGFSFSQVSNFKNKIKTFYKLF; this comes from the coding sequence ATGCTTCCATTAGTTAGTATAGGAATACCCAACTATAACGGTAGTAATTATATTGTTCAGACACTTGAAAGTGTTAAAGCTCAGACTTATAAAAACATCGAAGTTTTTGTAGTGGATGATGCTTCTACTGATGACTCTGTTAAAGTTGTGAATGAGTGGATTCGCAACAATACAGAACTAAATGTTACTTTTTTAATTCATGATAATAATAAAGGACCCTGCGAAGCTTGTAATACCTTCTTTAATCTGTGTAATGGTGAGTTCTTTCAATATGTAGGAAGTGATGACATCTTGAATCCTGATAAAATATCAAAACAGGTTGATATTTTGACAAATTTAGGTAGAGAGTATGCTTTAGTGTACTCTGACACAAATTTAATTGATGCGGATGGGGTTTTATTAAATACTTCATACCTAGAGTCTTTGAAATACAATAAGTGGTTAATGCCTCAAGGTTCTATTTTAGAAGAATTGTTATTATTTAATTTTATTCAATCATGTTCACCATTAGTAAGAACTGAAGCTGCAAAAACTGTAGGTGGCTTTAACACTTATTTTTGGGTAGAGGATTATGATTTATGGCTAAGATTATCAAATAAATATAAAGTTGCCTACATACCTAAAACTACTGCTTCTTATAGAAAGCATTTGAATTCACTAACTTCTAGAAAAAGCACTTGGGCAAAGACAATTGACGAAGCATTGCATATGCGACTACAATACTTTGATAAAGTAAGTCCTGAGTTTCAACAAAAGTTAATTAAAGTATTGAGACATGACGCAGCTGCTTTGTATGCTTTAGATTATACAACAGCAGGCTATTGGCTTAAAAGGAGCTTTAGGATCAGCCCTACTATAAAAGGCGCAGCACTGCTAGGGCTTTTTAAATTAGGGTTTAGTTTTAGCCAAGTTTCTAATTTCAAGAATAAAATAAAAACCTTCTATAAATTGTTTTAG